From the Notolabrus celidotus isolate fNotCel1 chromosome 12, fNotCel1.pri, whole genome shotgun sequence genome, one window contains:
- the rhbdl2 gene encoding rhomboid-related protein 2, whose amino-acid sequence MEAIDLEQQEPLPVERDGRQVRNAEDQPDGGRKPGCCEKFQETVSRWMLPEDSRSKYLERANCCPPPIFIILVSIAELAVFIYYAVWKPQKQWVTLDDAIWNSPLTYKPEDREQAWRFISYMFVHAGVEHIVGNLVMQLVLGIPLELVHKGFEVGMVYMAGVLAGSLSSSIFDPLSALVGASGGVYALIGGYFMNAVVNFREMIPLLGVFRILAIVIFVGTDFGFAFYRRFVHDEAGLKVSFVAHFGGIVAGMTIGYVFFSDYNKKLLKDPRFWICIVGYLVFLLFAILFNIFLSPAPE is encoded by the exons ATGGAGGCCATTGACCTGGAACAGCAGGAGCCGTTACCTGTGGAAAGAGATGGCAGACAGGTCAGGAATGCTGAAGACCAGCCTGATGGAGGCAGGAAGCCGGGATGCTGTGAGAAGTTCCAGGAGACGGTCTCCAGATGGATGCTCCCGGAAGACTCCCGCAGCAAGTATCTTGAACGAGCCAACTGCTGCCCGCCCcccatcttcatcatcctcgTCAGTATCGCAGAG TTGGCAGTGTTCATCTACTACGCCGTGTGGAAGCCTCAGAAGCAGTGGGTGACGCTGGATGACGCTATCTGGAACAGCCCTCTCACATACAAGCCAGAGGACAGAGAACAAGCGTGGCGCTTTATCTCCTACATGTTTGTCCACGCTGG TGTGGAGCACATCGTGGGGAACCTGGTGATGCAGCTGGTTTTGGGAATCCCGCTGGAACTGGTGCACAAAGGCTTTGAAGTGGGGATGGTTTACATGGCAGGCGTCCTGGCAG GCTCTTTGTCCAGCTCCATCTTTGATCCTCTCAGCGCTCTGGTGGGAGCTTCTGGGGGAGTTTATGCCCTGATAGGAGGATATTTCATGAACGCAGTTGTT AATTTCCGAGAGATGATTCCTCTCCTCGGAGTTTTCCGAATCCTCGCCATCGTCATATTTG TTGGCACAGATTTTGGATTTGCCTTCTACAGAAGATTTGTCCACGACGAGGCTGGTTTGAAG gTGTCCTTTGTGGCCCATTTCGGAGGGATTGTAGCTGGGATGACCATTGGCTACGTTTTCTTCAGTGACTACAACAAGAAGCTCCTCAAAGACCCTCGCTTCTGGATTTGTATAGTGGGATACTTAGTGTTTTTACTCTTCGCCATCCTCTTCAACATCTTCCTGTCCCCAGCACCTGAATAA
- the cx55.5 gene encoding connexin 55.5 codes for MGDWNFLGGILEEVHIHSTMVGKIWLTILFIFRMLVLGVAAEDVWNDEQADFICNTEQPGCRNVCYDLAFPISLIRYWVLQVIFVSSPSLVYMGHALYRLRALEKARQKKKALLRKELELVDVELAEARKRIEREMKQLDQGKLNKAPLRGSLLRTYVAHVVCRSVVEVAFMTGQYLLYGFHLYPLFKCERDPCPNSVDCYVSRPTEKSVFMVFMQCIAGISLFLNILEIIHLGYKKIKKGILDFYPHLRGEREELDEYYVNKCKKESVVQICATRKATIASAPSDYNLLMERVQGNIMYPNLIKPSTFLPLEGELANQHDFEDSRCSARSPQDCNCNLTSNAPCSPCCDSLINQKKEAEDFLLRLPHTKEDESSERGSPDSPKCPQKATHSSSFPTLPVGAVRKPFRAHGSLKCSTVLEGKGSDTDSHGGTKASNGTPSAQTQSKSDSKHHSRPSSPESGGRSSSGSRNNSRPPSSNCKTSMASNTSSKRATDLQI; via the coding sequence ATGGGGGACTGGAACTTCCTCGGGGggattttggaggaggtgcatatCCATTCTACTATGGTAGGCAAGATCTGGCTCACCATCCTGTTCATCTTTCGCATGCTGGTCCTCGGAGTTGCAGCTGAAGATGTATGGAACGACGAGCAGGCAGACTTCATCTGCAACACGGAGCAGCCCGGGTGTAGAAATGTCTGCTATGACCTGGCTTTCCCAATCTCCCTCATCCGCTACTGGGTGCTGCAGGTCATCTTTGTGTCCTCTCCCTCGCTGGTTTACATGGGCCATGCTCTGTACAGACTGCGGGCGCTGGAGAAAGCTCggcagaagaagaaggctcTGCTGAGGAAGGAGCTGGAGCTGGTGGACGTGGAGTTGGCGGAAGCCAGGAAGAGGATAGAGCGGGAGATGAAGCAGCTGGATCAGGGGAAGCTGAACAAAGCTCCCCTGAGGGGCTCTCTGCTGCGAACGTATGTGGCACATGTTGTCTGCCGCTCTGTTGTGGAAGTGGCCTTCATGACAGGCCAGTACCTCCTCTATGGCTTCCACCTCTATCCGCTTTTCAAGTGTGAGCGGGACCCTTGTCCCAACTCTGTGGACTGCTATGTTTCCAGACCAACAGAAAAAAGTGTCTTCATGGTTTTCATGCAGTGCATCGCTGGGATTTCTCTCTTCCTGAACATCTTGGAGATCATTCATCTGGGTTACAAGAAGATCAAAAAGGGCATCCTTGACTTCTACCCTCACTTAAGAGGCGAGAGAGAGGAACTCGATGAATACTATGTCAACAAGTGTAAAAAAGAATCAGTGGTGCAAATATGTGCAACCAGAAAGGCAACGATTGCCTCTGCCCCCAGTGACTACAACCTCCTGATGGAGAGGGTGCAGGGGAACATTATGTACCCAAATCTAATCAAACCTTCAACTTTTCTACCTCTGGAGGGCGAGCTGGCCAATCAGCATGATTTTGAGGATTCGAGATGTTCAGCTAGAAGCCCTCAGGATTGTAACTGCAATCTGACTTCCAATGCACCGTGCTCTCCGTGCTGCGACTCCCTGATTAATCAAAAAAAGGAGGCTGAGGACTTCTTGCTTCGCCTTCCACACACCAAGGAGGATGAGAGCAGTGAGCGAGGTAGCCCAGACTCTCCAAAGTGCCCACAGAAGGCcactcactcctcctccttcccaaCACTGCCAGTAGGAGCAGTGAGGAAGCCGTTCAGGGCTCACGGATCTCTGAAATGCTCCACGGTGTTGGAGGGTAAAGGCTCAGACACAGATTCACACGGGGGAACAAAAGCCAGTAATGGAACCCCGTCAGCTCAAACGCAGTCAAAGTCAGACTCTAAACATCATAGCCGGCCCTCTTCTCCAGAGTCAGGGGGTAGATCCAGCTCAGGATCAAGGAACAACTCAAGACCTCCTTCTTCAAACTGCAAAACATCGATGGCAAGTAATACAAGCAGCAAGAGAGCAACAGACCTGCAGATCTAA
- the mycbp gene encoding C-Myc-binding protein — MSHHRAQDPKREQFRRYLEKAGVVDSLTSVLVALYETQERPSNALEFVKQHLGAADTTSEDTEALQEEVRDLRQRCGRLTEENKDLKTRLQRYEPAPEDGATAE; from the exons ATGTCACACCACAGA GCTCAAGACCCCAAAAGGGAGCAGTTTAGGAGATACCTGGAGAAAGCTGGGGTTGTTGACAGTCTAACAAGTG TTTTAGTGGCTCTGTATGAAACCCAAGAAAgacccagcaatgccctgga ATTCGTGAAGCAGCATCTCGGTGCAGCTGACACAACCTCAGAGGACACGgaggctctgcaggaggaggtgcGTGACCTGAGGCAGAGGTGTGGACGTCtgacagaggaaaacaaagacctCAAAACAAGG CTTCAGCGTTACGAGCCTGCACCTGAAGATGGAGCCACAGCTGAATAG